From Magnetovibrio sp. PR-2, a single genomic window includes:
- a CDS encoding (Fe-S)-binding protein, which yields MTATLTRGLNALREQIDAPVASFFSSCVSCGLCAESCIFYRATEDPKYTPIKKLDLMRRIWSREFTLLGRLAGMVGLVKPVTDDDLKGWETLVYDSCTMCGRCSMVCPVGNDITMMIRKMREGMSAAGHAPVELIGAAERHTDGNSPMGDLSKALEAQVKAAVAETGIPIEFDKEGADYMAIFSAQEIAEFPEVIGSMARIFKKAGVTWTISMSAFEATNVGIQLGNRDVARNLVLRVVEAAERLKVKGVISPECGHAYQALRWEGPNLIGRTYGFEVIHIIELLDNLRAQGKLKTKGKDDRRLTFHDPCQINRRGGINKEPRNLMNMVTSNFVECEDAGTMNWCCGGGGGVGSNERAEQLRHAAFKFKKAQFDKVEPDAIVTMCAYCHHTLDNVFEEFDIEEEVIQLTDLVAEYLDDADA from the coding sequence ATGACCGCAACATTGACCCGCGGCCTCAATGCGCTGCGCGAACAAATCGATGCCCCGGTTGCCAGCTTCTTTTCCAGCTGTGTGAGCTGTGGCTTGTGCGCGGAATCGTGCATCTTCTACCGCGCCACCGAAGATCCGAAATACACGCCGATCAAAAAGCTCGACTTGATGCGCCGCATCTGGTCGCGTGAATTCACCCTGCTGGGCCGCTTGGCCGGTATGGTGGGCTTGGTCAAACCGGTGACGGATGATGATCTGAAAGGCTGGGAAACCTTGGTCTATGACAGCTGCACCATGTGCGGACGCTGTTCCATGGTTTGTCCGGTCGGCAACGACATCACCATGATGATCCGCAAAATGCGCGAAGGCATGTCGGCTGCAGGCCACGCCCCGGTCGAACTGATCGGTGCGGCGGAACGTCATACCGACGGCAACAGCCCCATGGGTGATTTGTCGAAAGCCTTGGAAGCTCAAGTCAAAGCCGCTGTGGCCGAAACGGGCATTCCCATTGAATTCGACAAAGAAGGTGCGGACTACATGGCGATCTTCTCGGCCCAAGAAATTGCCGAGTTCCCGGAAGTCATCGGCTCCATGGCGCGCATTTTCAAAAAAGCGGGGGTGACTTGGACCATTTCCATGTCTGCCTTCGAAGCCACAAACGTCGGCATCCAACTGGGCAACCGCGACGTGGCACGTAACTTGGTCTTGCGTGTGGTCGAAGCTGCCGAACGCCTGAAAGTCAAAGGCGTCATCAGCCCCGAATGCGGCCATGCCTATCAAGCTTTGCGTTGGGAAGGTCCGAACCTGATCGGTCGCACCTATGGTTTCGAGGTGATCCACATCATCGAGCTGTTGGACAACCTGCGTGCCCAAGGCAAGCTGAAAACCAAGGGCAAGGACGATCGCCGTCTCACCTTCCACGATCCGTGTCAGATCAACCGTCGTGGCGGCATCAATAAAGAGCCGCGCAACCTGATGAACATGGTCACAAGCAACTTCGTCGAATGCGAAGACGCAGGCACCATGAACTGGTGTTGTGGCGGTGGCGGCGGTGTCGGTTCGAACGAACGTGCCGAACAGCTTCGCCACGCGGCGTTCAAGTTCAAGAAGGCGCAGTTCGACAAGGTCGAGCCCGACGCCATCGTGACCATGTGCGCCTATTGCCACCACACATTGGACAACGTGTTCGAAGAATTCGACATCGAAGAAGAGGTCATTCAACTGACCGACTTGGTTGCCGAATATCTCGATGACGCAGATGCTTAG